DNA from Rosa rugosa chromosome 6, drRosRugo1.1, whole genome shotgun sequence:
TACGAAAACCAACGTCGGGATCTGCGTGTTTTCGGTACCTGTAACGGGCTCGTATGCCTTGAGAGTTTTGACCCCTGCACCAGGGATTGTTCTCCCGCTTTAATCTGGAATCCTTCTATCCGAAAGATTGTGATGTTGCCTACACCACCTGCTTGTCTTACCTCTACCGAATACCACAATTACCGAAAGTACACATCCCATGGCTTTGGCTATGATTCACATTCTAACGACTATAAGGTTTTAAGAGTTGTGAGTCTTTCTGATGATCATTCAGACTTGTCCCGATTCACCACCGTGGTTCAGGTTTACTCCTTGGCCAAGGGCTCCTGGAAGAGACTTGGTGCTTCTGTTGTTCCGGTGGATTTGCAGGCCGGTGGTTCGGAACGTCCTGATTTTGTTAATGGCTGTTTGCATATGCTTGAAGTACGTCTAAGTGTGTATTACGATGATGATCACCAGGAACACCGTAAGTGTGGTGGAGACTCGTTTATTGCCTACTTTAATCTGGCCACTGAGGTATTTGGGGAGATAATGATACCGGAAGCTTTGCGAAAAGATGAGTGCTCTATTTCAAGATATGGGGAGTCCCTTGCCTTGATTAAGGAAAAACGTTATAATTGGGATGATCCAGCTAATTGTGGTTGTGACATTTGGGTTATGAAAGAGTATGGTGTAGCAGAGTCATGGACTTTTTTGTAC
Protein-coding regions in this window:
- the LOC133718790 gene encoding F-box protein CPR1-like; protein product: MSDFFPEEIIEKILLRLPIKSLIKFTAVCKSWSSLIKTSTFVQSHLCTTIDSNNQNDAHLLLLSAYSYSYESYPAKQSISYEHHWLRWDSPEFGEYSKLSNPFPFFTYENQRRDLRVFGTCNGLVCLESFDPCTRDCSPALIWNPSIRKIVMLPTPPACLTSTEYHNYRKYTSHGFGYDSHSNDYKVLRVVSLSDDHSDLSRFTTVVQVYSLAKGSWKRLGASVVPVDLQAGGSERPDFVNGCLHMLEVRLSVYYDDDHQEHRKCGGDSFIAYFNLATEVFGEIMIPEALRKDECSISRYGESLALIKEKRYNWDDPANCGCDIWVMKEYGVAESWTFLYSIVMVQATIFGFKRCGEVVLEETNVLRLRRMLSLDPKTGQVKVFGTEYCSYYFMDSFVESIVLLDHAKAMSYQGEIKI